The Heteronotia binoei isolate CCM8104 ecotype False Entrance Well chromosome 11, APGP_CSIRO_Hbin_v1, whole genome shotgun sequence genome includes the window catagaattgtgAATTCTAGAGCATCCTCACAGTGATGTGCCTAGCACAGTGATGTCATTTCCgcgtgacatcattgcatcacacacacaaaatgtacaCAAGGTCCTCCACTACagcagtggagggacttggcaaccctcgttgtaattctgggagatcgaCAGGTCTcacgtggaggctggcaaatgcaaccctcactttcccctgtgcgttcctgggttcttttggtgcctttcttttcctttgggaAGAAATTGATGTTGGTGGATGGGAAGAATGCTCCTGTTCTGTTTCAGAGTTCTCTTTATTTTAGCAGTAGCATCaaagcaacaacaacagaaaCAGACGTCTTTTTTTGTTTTCACAGTGTGCAGAATCAGCGTGTGGAAACGGGCCAGCTGGCCCACCTTGTTGGCAACAGTCTGTCGCTGCAAAGCAACGCCTCTCCAGACAACTGCACCGGGCCTGGTGTAGGCTTCCAACACTCCCTTTACGCTGTGTCGTACACCATCGTCTTCGTACCCGGCCTCCTGACCAACAGCGTGGCACTGTGGATCTTATGCCGTTTCATCCACAAGCAGAACAAAACGGTGATCTTCATGATTAACTTGGCCGTGGCCGACTTTGCTCACGTTCTCTCCTTGCCTTTGCGGATATATTATTACATCAACAACTGCTGGCCCTTTGGAGTCTTCCTTTGTCAGTTCTGCTTCTACATCAAGTATCTCAACATGTACGCCAGCATCTGCTTCCTCACCTGCATCAGTGTGCAAAGGTACTTTTTCCTCCTCCACCCATTCAAAGCCAAAAACTGGAAGCGAAGGTACGATGTTGCCATATGCGTCGCCGTGTGGGTCTTCGTGGGAGCCGCGTGCTTGCCATTTCCGCTGATGAGGGATTCCAAAAACTCGGAGGCTTGCTTCACTGAACTGGGTGTCAAGAAGATTGGCAACAAAGCTGCGTCTCTCGTCATGGTGATAGTGGCCGAATGTGTCGGTTTTTTGGTCCCCCTAATCGTCATTGTCTATTGCACCTGGAAGACCAAAGCGTCGCTTCAAGAATACCGAACGCCTCTGCAAAACGTGGTGGAAAAGCAGAAAGCGTTGCGGATGGTGGCCACGTGTGCCGTTGTGTTTTTTGTGTGTTTCACGCCGTACCatattgtttttttcttcttcatgatGGTCAAAGAGGTGATCATTACAGACTGCAGAACGGTCGAAAGTATTTTGTACATTCACCCATTTTGTTTAAGCCTGGCCAGCCTCAACTGCTGCTTGGATCCCATCTTGTATTTCTTTACCACCTCCGAATTCCAGGATCGGATCTCACGAAGCAGCAGTATGGCCTTCAGAAGTCGTCTGATGAGCAAAGAAAGTGGTTCTTCGGTGAAAGAATAaaaatctttttctctctcttttgtttcagttttttaaaaagcgttTCATGTTGGACCAAGAATGAACAGAAACACTTCTGCAATTTTACAGGAGAGATTTGCAGAGGgatttggaatgtgtgtgtgtaggaaCTGTCACTCAGTAAAAGAAAATGCAGTTGTTGGCAGTTGTCAGAAGTGAGTCCCACTGATTTTGTTGTGTGCATTACTGTAGCCTATGGTGGTTAATGAGACTGGTTAATCAATTATATCTGCATAAATTGGCCCAGGAATATATTGATTCCGGCACCCACAGATCTGCAGGCTGCTACTGGATGGGATGAACTGCCAGAATTGTAGCTCTAAATATTCCTCTAATGACCAGATTTTCCCAGTTTCTGGAGGGACTCCACCCACCCAAGCGGGCTCAGGCAGGGTGTAACCAACAACAGGGATGACTGTCAAGTCCCCAATACTCCAAATAAtgagatcctttgttatttcaaatagattcatttattcgAGCTAGGTTAGGCCCATCACTGACAGTTCAGTGAGAAGAATAGAGAAGCAAGGCAAAGCACGGACTTTAGAGATAGGTAGGGGCCGTTACCAAATGGCGGGCAGTATTCAAAGCAAGGGGCCACAGGGTTACATCAGTATTGTAAATTTCACTAAACAGGCTTCTACTACGTATTTGGGAATTGATAAGGTCCTGGGAACTATGCGATGTTACACCTCACATTCCTTCTGAAGACACAATACAGGTAAGAGCAATAAAACAC containing:
- the LOC132579757 gene encoding putative P2Y purinoceptor 10 isoform X1, with protein sequence MGASVQNQRVETGQLAHLVGNSLSLQSNASPDNCTGPGVGFQHSLYAVSYTIVFVPGLLTNSVALWILCRFIHKQNKTVIFMINLAVADFAHVLSLPLRIYYYINNCWPFGVFLCQFCFYIKYLNMYASICFLTCISVQRYFFLLHPFKAKNWKRRYDVAICVAVWVFVGAACLPFPLMRDSKNSEACFTELGVKKIGNKAASLVMVIVAECVGFLVPLIVIVYCTWKTKASLQEYRTPLQNVVEKQKALRMVATCAVVFFVCFTPYHIVFFFFMMVKEVIITDCRTVESILYIHPFCLSLASLNCCLDPILYFFTTSEFQDRISRSSSMAFRSRLMSKESGSSVKE
- the LOC132579757 gene encoding putative P2Y purinoceptor 10 isoform X2; translated protein: MSVQNQRVETGQLAHLVGNSLSLQSNASPDNCTGPGVGFQHSLYAVSYTIVFVPGLLTNSVALWILCRFIHKQNKTVIFMINLAVADFAHVLSLPLRIYYYINNCWPFGVFLCQFCFYIKYLNMYASICFLTCISVQRYFFLLHPFKAKNWKRRYDVAICVAVWVFVGAACLPFPLMRDSKNSEACFTELGVKKIGNKAASLVMVIVAECVGFLVPLIVIVYCTWKTKASLQEYRTPLQNVVEKQKALRMVATCAVVFFVCFTPYHIVFFFFMMVKEVIITDCRTVESILYIHPFCLSLASLNCCLDPILYFFTTSEFQDRISRSSSMAFRSRLMSKESGSSVKE